Part of the Arachis hypogaea cultivar Tifrunner chromosome 6, arahy.Tifrunner.gnm2.J5K5, whole genome shotgun sequence genome, ATTTGGAATTATTATTGCTGAAACTTTTCAGTCTCCTTTGTCATATTCCGGCAAGGTTGTGATTTGTGACACTGTTTCTGCAGACcatttattaatattttgttcCATTTTGCAAATGAAGTTAGAATTTCAGCCATCACAAACCACCATAAAAAATGACTTCCAGCTAGGAGATGCATGATCTAGTGAAAAAGACCAGATTTGGGTGATCTACGAAATATCTTTGCAGTTGATATTATCGGAAGCAAGACTTCCTTCCAAATCCTAACCTAAAAAATGATTATTTAGCTTCCCTTTCCAACCTGAGTAAGCTTGCTTCCCACGCAAATATCAGCAATGAGTTATGGCTAAAAAATGTTTACCAGTTCAGACTCTCCTTCCACCACCTTCAATTTACATTTTGAGAAGCCGACTTCTCTCAGCATCTGGAAGAAATATCTCTCAGCCAATTTCCTGTTCGAAGAAAAAAAACGATCCTTTGAAATGTTGAAGTTGCAATGCAAAGTGTTTGTGACTAGGGTTTTTTATGCATAAAATTAGAAAATCTAAAAGCTGATTACAAAAAAAGCAGTATCAAGCAGAGGGTATGTTTCTATCCATTAATGcataattagtttctttttttaaatatgaattaTAAACAGACAACTAAATACTAAAGATAATTGTAAATAAATAGAATTGTGAATAGGCTTACCATCATGAAGTTGTGTAAATGATTCACTAGCCACTTTCAAAATGTAATTTACAACATATAAAACACTGTAGGCCCTTCGAGCTTAGTTTATTCACTTTTCCAATCGTATTCAATGAGCATCAGCAAAGGTTTCCCTTCTCAGTTTTCTAGTGGTTCAGTTCTCTACAACTTAATTCTGAGGATAAAATTTGAGCCTCGCACAGCATCCCCTCCTCTCTAAGACCAGCTATCAGCTGATAGCAGATGCGAGCATTTAGAATGAAGCCCCTGTCAAACATTTCCCTGTACCAAAAATAAGCACCACTGAAATCTTTTAGGTCACAATGTCCCTTAACCAGAATGTTATATGTATCAATTTTTGGAACTAGTCCTTTAGCCTTCATATCATCAACAAGATGCTTTACGTCTGAAATTCTTTGATATCTGAGGCATGCCAGGATCAAGCAGTTGTAAGTTTCCTTGTCACAGTTGACTCCCCGATTGACCATCTCTTGGTGCAAAGACATTGCCTTCAGAACATTGCCATCTTCAGCATAACTATACATCATTTCATTATATATGACTCGATCTGGAAGTAAGCCCATTTGTAACATTTCCTGAAACATCTTTTCTGCTGTTGCCACACTTTCCATCCTGCATGCATTGATCAAAGGATGAAAGGTACCAACTGTAGGTTTTAAGCCTAATCTCTTCATCTTCTCATACAATTCAATGCATCTCTGGGTGTTTCCAGACTTTGCATAACCTGAGATAATCGAATTGTATGTGATTACATCCGGAATATGTCCCTTGCTAGTCATTTTGAGAAACAGATCGTCAGCTTCACTTACCCTTCCATTCCTTCCAAGTCCGTTTATCAGTGTATTATATGTCACAAGAGTTGGATCTATTCCAATTCGTAGCATTTCCTGAAAAAATCTGTAGGCATCTTTAAATTTACTCAAGGAGCAACTGGCTTCAATAAGCATATTGTATATTTCTGCATTCGGTGAAACCCCCCGGCCTGCCATATCCGCAAGGAGAATTTCAGCATCAAGGATCTTACGGTCTTTGCATAGACAATTTATTAGAGAACCGTAACTTATGACGTTAGGCTTTATCCCATTCTTTTCCATCTCTTCAAGAATCTCAAAGCACCTGACGAAATGCTGCATTTGTCCATAACCATTAATCAAAGAATTATAAGTTTCCACAGTGGGGGAAACACCCTTGTCTACCATTTTCTTCACCCATATCTCTGCCTGGTCCAAGTCCTTAGTTTCACAGAGCTTGTTAATCAGGGTATTGAAAGTGACAGCACTAGGCTTCACCCCTCGATATTCCATTTGTTCGGCTGTCAGTATAGCTTTCATTATGTCCCCCTCTTGGCAGTATGCATTCACTAATATGTTATATGATATTTTGCTGGGAGTAACGCCATTATCCACAAGTTTGGCCAAAATCTCCTTGGCCTTTTCAACCCTCCCTACCCTGCACAATCCATTCAACAAAATACAACAAGTATGCTCATCGACCCTTTCCAACTCTGCTTTGCCAAACACTTTCTCACCCCAagaaccatcatcatcatcatcaaatacAACACGCAGAAACTCATCAGGTAAAAACCCAGCAGCCTCCATCTCTAGCAACACCTTCCTCGCATCCTCCAACCTCCCAGAACCGCAAAGACCACTCAACAAGGCATTGTAGGTGAGAAGGCTAGGGTCCGCATTCTGGGTCTTCATCCTCTCCCTCAAGCTAAAAGCTTCCTCTAATTGACCCACCTTACAGTACCCATCGATCAAGGTATTATAAGTAACAGTATTCGGAACCAGATTTCTCTCAcccatttcatcaaacactttgcGAGCATCCCACACCTTTCTCACTTTGCAAAGCATCCCAATGATCAAATTATACACAAAAACAGAAGGGGTCACCCCTTGCTTCTCCATGGAAGCCATCAACTCAAAACACTTCCTCAGATCCTTCAACATGGCCGCTGCATAAACAGCGTTCTTGTACGACTCTGCACTGGGTCCCATACCAGACCCAGCAAAGTCCGAGAACAAACTCAGGGCCTCTTCGAACTGCTTGGAAAcaagcaaagcatgaaggagacggTTGACGCAGCGGATTGAAGGGGCATAACCATCTTTTCTCATTGAATAGTACAACTCGGTGGCTTGGTCGACCAATTTGGGAATTGAGCAGGTCCATAACAGGGTGTTCGAGAAGAGGGGTTTTGATACGAAGGTGTGGAGTTCGGAGGGAGAAGAGAATGGGGTTTTGGAGAGAACAAGGGATTTAAGGAACCTCTTGGCGGTGATGGTGCTACCCTTTTCTAGAAAAGAATGAAACTTTTCAATTTTCTGAAGCTTTGACTGGTCTTGGGGGTCATCGCGGTCGAAGAGTGCGTTCGATTGGGGTTGGCATTCGGAGGAGAAGGGAAGGGAATGAGAGACAGAGATATTGGGATTGACGCCGAGGTTGTAATTGTGGAGAACACCAAGTTGAAGAGCACCGGGCTTTCTCAATCCCATTTGTTTCTCTCTCAGATTCTCAGCGAGGTTTTGCGTTCGTTAAGTTCGAAAACCtccgtaactttttttttttttaaacatcaaAACCTCCGTAACTGTTAAGGTTTTGTCTTTGGTGGAAAAAGTATTTTCTGGATCATGATGGACTAGATAAAAAGATGCCATTTCAATGGCCAGCATTCAATCCGTACGAAAAGAATTGGAAATTATGTATTTGActcaaaatttgataaaattgcaAACCGGTTAAATTTGGTCTGGTTTGATGTAAATCTTAAGATCCGGTTTATTAGTTTTTTGGACTAAATGGATTATATTTTTTTGGTCATTATGATATCTGGATTAGGGGTGTACATGGGCCGGGCCACACTGGGTTTGACCTGACCCAGACCCGGCCCAAAATATAGACCGGGCCTAATTTCATGACCCTAACCCGAttttagacccgatgaaacctatgcaTCTTCGGGCCGGGTGAAAACTGggtaaaaatcgggtgaaaaccgggtctTTAACATGTAAAAATCACCTAATGTCCAGtcattatttcacaattcacatagtaaaattcacttaaaaaattatGACAAGAATCAaccattttctaaaattaaaacataatcacaatcaatactaatattgtctcaTAACACTAAATAGTTCAGTCACATACTAAACACATAACCACAATCAAAAGTCTTATTCTTCCTAAACATAGAACTTTAACTCATAGTCTTTATAACACAACATTAACCACAGAAGAATAGTCATCCATCAATTGCTATTAATGTTGTCAACTTGTTCCTTGTGATATGGATGCATTAGTAAAACCTACAAAAtataaatcacaaaaatatataaaattattcattttcatATAAGAGATTATTACTTCAAATAATAAAGTcgcaataataaaaatattataaatgtaCCTTCAACAATCTTTTGACTACTATCATATTGATCAAACTCTTGATCTCCAACTTGTTGTTTCGAAGGGCACAACCAACTTTGAGTACATATCAAAGCTTCAGCCATTAATAGTGATAAAGAGCTGCGGAAGACATCAAGCACACGTCCACCAGTGCTAAAGCATGATTCAGAAGCAACGGTTGAGACCAAAATACCTAAGACGTCACGGGCTATGAGAGAAAGAATTCTGTATTTTGAAGCATTCACTTTCCACCAAGCCAATATATCAAAATTCTCATCTTCTACAATATCCTCGGCCAGATATCTCTCTACATCTGACTTGCTATCTGCATTGGCCTTCTctcttttttgcttttttcacaTATTCACTCTATTTTCAGAAACTCCCTTAGCACCAGTTGAGACTTTAATATTATCATCCAAGACATCTCTAGATGAACTTTCACCATCTTCCCTTCCTTTATCATTTACAACCTCCTTTTCATAAAACTTATATAAAGTCTCCAATGTTAGTTTAACAAAACCAGTCATAGTAGTAGACACTTCCTTGTCATAAACATCCTCCAAACACCAACAGAGATAATCTAATTTATAACGAGGATCCAATACAACAGCAACAAGTAACAACGGGTTAAATTTGTCAACAGGTCCCCAATATTTATGATATTTATTCTTCATAGAACATGCCATAGACCCTAACAATTCAAAATGACTTTGGCTCCAAGATGTTAATTGAGAAGCAATAAATGCAATTTCATGAAAACATTTGTTTGATGTAACATgcaaagaagaagataaactcaAAGTTATTTCCTTTTGCCCCCACTATCCTCTCCAAACCATCTAAGAAAATCAGGTTCTTGATCAAAAAGTCTATCAAAAGCTTTTTCGAATTTCTCGGCATGTTCCAACATTAGATAGGTAGAATTCCACCTAGTTGGAACATCCAAGCACACAAGACTTTTAGATTCAACCAACTCAGCCTCAATGCagtctttaaattttttagtccGTTGAGGAGAGGACCTAACATACCTGACAGCATTTCTAATGCTTTCAATTGAAGTGTGTTGCTCCTTAATTCCTTCATTCACTATCAAATTCAGAACATGAGCACAACATCTCACATGCATATACTTTCCTCCACACACCAACCCACCTCTTGCACCTAATTTCCTTTGAAGGTAAGTAATAGCTCCATCATTCAAAGTTGCATTATCCACTGTGATTGTGAAGACTTTTTCAATTCCCCCTCTCTCAAGCATTTCTCAATTTCTCTTCCTACTGTATCACCCTTGTGGTTCTCAATCTGGCAGAAATTTATAATTCTCTTTTGTAACTTCCATTCTTTATCAACGAAATGTGCAGTCAAGCTCATATAACTATAATTCTGATTTGATGTCTAACAATCTGTTGTCAAGCAAACCCGAACACATGACTTTGCCAACCATTCTTTTAGCTTTTTCTTCTCATCTAAATAAAGTTGGAAGCAATCTCTTGAGACCGTCACCCTAGATGGGACCGTAAATTTTGGCTCAAATCGATTTAACATTTTGCGAAACCCAATCCCCTCGACAACTTTAAATGGCATTTCATCAAGTACAACGAACTCAGTTACATACTTCTTACAATCTTCCAAGCTATAACCCTTAAAAGCTTTGCATAGTTCCCCTTCTTCATCAATTTTAGGCATATAACCATGAAGTGTCCCATGCTTTCCTACTTTAGTAAATATCTACTTATAAGCACTCTTCAAGTGCTTATTTAGAGAATTCGTGCCATGTTTAGTAGGGTGACAACTGTATTTCTTCTGGCAATGATGACATTTAGTCTGATGCTATCCCTTTGTCTCAGTCAATGGAAGTACAGTAAAATGCTCCAAAACATATGATTTTTTTTCCTTGCGAACAACTTCTGAATCTTCATTGTTTGCATCTTTGTTTTCTTCGTCTACTTGTGCATTAATAGCAGGAGTAGAAGCAGCAGAATTTTCAGGTTCAATAGCGGAAGTAAGAACAGCAATATTTTCAGCTTCAATTTCTATTGGTTTGTCCTCTTCGATAGTTGGTGGAGGAACACAGTTATTTCCTCCTCCCATTGTTTGTATCCTAAAATAACAAAGTCAAGACCATaaatatatctataaaattaGTTTAGACtatcaaattaaatttgtaaaACTAATTTAGATCATCAcatattaaattttagtatagGAAAAAAGAGAGGGGGCGGAGAGGGCTAGCTTAGCAAGTTGTTATTATGATATAGAAGAAGCTTATCAGTTATTACTTATCACGAAGCTCGAAGCATAATTAAAAGGCACTTGCAAATTGAATTTTATATGGAATTGCTAATtgttaataacaataacaaattgtatgaaattaattaattaattaattaattaaattattaaagcaTGATGTAAACAGGACTAACACTCTAACAGATTAAAAAAAAGCTTCGTGGCACACCATTCTTCCTCAACTACGAGTTTTCATATCTTCAAACAGTGCAGGTTTTATTTTTTcccgaaaaaagaaaataagacaaatcaatatcaaaattaaaatgaacGAGTAACAAGAAAACACAACTCAGAAAGCATTGGGATAGAGACAACAACTAACTCAATATTTTCCTTTTGAATGTACTGATTTATTTTTCAGACCACATACTcaatttttggaaatttttagtCAACAGTACACCATTTCAATTTTTCAGTAAACACAGAACAAATAATGAAAATCTACTAAACAAATCAACAACACAAAAATTAGTAAATACATCAACATGCATCAGTCATCGGTAATTAGTAAATACCAAATCAGCTAAACAAATAATCAGTAATCAAGAACAACTCAAAACAAAAATCATCTAAACAAATCATTTAACACACATCAACACCCACACCAAATCAGTAAAAAATTAGTAAACACAGAACAAGTAATCACTATTAACCAAAAACATCAGTAATCAACAACAATTCAGAACAAAAATCAGCTAAACACACATCAATACCCACACCTAATCAGAGTTCTAATAATGAAAATCAACACccacattcaaaattcacaaattttatttatcaaaaaccctaatccttaatcagaatattaatgaaataataaaattaattgctTACCTGAGAAGAAGACCTGTGAAGAAGAACCGGAGAAGAGAGCGGAGCAGAAGGAACATTGACTAGCAGAGCAGAGCAACGCCGAGGCAGTAATAGAGAAGAGGACCATAGGTCGTCACCATCATCGAGAAGCAAGGTGCTCACCATAGGTCGTCACTGTCTTCAATCGAACTAAGAGCTTCGTCGATGACTGGGCTGAAACACAGAGGGTTGAGAAGAGACGAGAACGGGAGGCTGCTGTATTGCGAGACTGAGAGTGGCCCGTGGGGAGAAACGATGAGGTTAGGGGTCACCAGATCTGCCTGTGCCATGGGGAGTGGGGACTGCCGATGCCGGAGTGGGGAGTGGAGACTGGGAACTGGGAGGGTGGGAGTGAGCCTGAATGGCTGAGCTGCTGAGGAAGGCAGTGAAATGAGTGAATGGAGAATGGACTGAAACTGAATGTGTTGTGCGTGCCCTCGTAACCCCTATCCCTAATTTGAAATCAGCGTTGTGTACTTGTGTTTGTGTATATGGCTGGGCCACCGGGCCGagccgggtgacccgagctatggcccggtcCCGGTTTCACCTCCTCTCTTGGTTTCACTTTTTTTCCCCGGGTCCTCCCTGGGTCACTTCGGGTCTGAGCCTTCACCGCCCAAAAGCCTTCGGGCCTGGGCCGGGTCGGGCCATGTACACCCCTAATCTGGATCGTGGGCTATCGTCATCTTCCAAAAAAAATTTGCGAAACAATACCCAGACCCCAAAAAAAAGCACACAGAATTATCACCGGCGTTCTCACTCATCATTCGCATGGAGGTGATGAAATGGAGAGGAGATTCGGTGAGGTGAGTCATTGGCGCGACGCCGGCCACCCACGGAAAGCTCCGTAAGCACAGCGAGGAAACTCGATGCCCCTGATAGGGTTCGAGGATGGGAGATTGAATTTCGGAGGTGTCTGATGGTCTAATACAGAGCGGCGACGGCACGTAGTGAGCGTTGCAAATCTTGGGAGATAAGACACAGCCTCTTTGAAGACACAGCGAAACTATGAGGATGCTGTAAGTTTGCAAAATGGTGTTTGGAAGAAAAACTTCGTTAGACAACAATAATAGACAGCGGCAATGGAAGTGGAGACAAAGATACAAGACCCGCGTGGAGGAGGGGAAGTTAATTGGGAAAGGGGAAGTAGTTGAATTCGGGTTGGATCATCGTAGTAGGCTTGGACCCCCGTCGGAAAAAAAAAAGGCCAGAACACTATTTCGCACGTTAAAAATGTTATCCTAACCCTCCTGTGCAACTGGTCAAGTATGACTTCTATATGGACAATTGGACATGTGCATGAAAATTCTTGAGGCAGATGCAAATGTTGCTTCTACATGGACAATGGACATGTACTTGGATATTCTTGATGCAGATGCAAATGGTGTGATATTTAATTGCAAATTATTTCAAGATTAACCTTAATGTGGCACTTGGTGGATGAGAAAAGTTAAAAGACAGAGATTGCACAAAGTTAACAATGGGACAACCAACTGAAGTAAAGCAGGACCAGCAAGTGTAATGTAAGCATTGCTAATGAAATTCAGTTTGGGTGACCAAGCTGCGACGCAATAACAGGTCGCAGTACGCAAACAACACCCCTGGGATAGGTGGTTAATAGTAACCGTATCAAGAAACGTAGTACTGTTTTCCCAGGAATTAgtatagaattttttaaaaaattgatacaCAAAGATAATCCACAAAATACAACTCTGGTTAATAGTAAGTGTGTGAAGAAACACAGTCTATTTTCAAAGAGCGATACAGCATTTATATGCACAAAATACAAGAAAGTTGGTCTATTGTTTTCCCAGGAATTAGCACATCAAGTAACGGAATTTGCAAAAAGTGATACACACGTAGTTCATCCACAAAATACAAGTCTGGTTAACAACATAAGGATAGCAAGATTCAGGAGCCTGCGGCGTTGTTGCTCCATCGGACTTGCAGAATTGTGACTAGCTCAGTTGATATGACCTCGAAGATCCCGACACCTCCGGGCTCGAATTTGCACAGGCTTGCGAATTCTGCCCAGCCTCCGAAGATGATCCCGAAGCAACTGTCGCGCCTGCCACTAAATCTTGTATAGGTGGCCTCGACCTCAATGTGTCCGTGTGATAGGAAGAGTGTGTGTCTCTGACCGGTGAAATGACTCAGATGAGGGACATTTGGCTGTTTGTAGCATATCAGCAGATCATTAAGAGAGAATAAACTTATTGATGAAGAAACGTACAAGAAAAGGAATTGGTGCCTTACCAACAGGTGGGAGTGCAAGACGCGGTCAGTGAGGTCCATTACAAAGAATGGCCATTTGGTCTTGTGTGTTTGGGCTATCTCTTTCGTCTTGTGTGAGGAAGGATTGTTGATACAGCGGGCACGCCGGTAAGCACCTTTCGCTTCGTACGGAGGTTCTTTTGATGGTCGGGGGCTGTATGTGTTTTCGTGTCCACTGAAGTCAAAGATACGCACCTGGAATTCAGAGTTTCCCTTGTGCTTGAAAAGAAGGATGGAGTCTAAATTAATTTGGTACATCCGGTAGAACTCTGGCCAACCATGGGTCAATGCGATGCTGCCATTTTGCTGTTGTTTCCAGAAGCACCGATGGCTGATACACCTGCCGTCAGGGACCACCAGGGTTATGTAGGGGGGCCCAGCTCGGGAGTTTGTTGGGACCGATTGGGAGGGCCTGCGAAAGAATAGGAAAGTGTTGGCCAACACATTGATCATTCAGGAAGTAATAATATTCTATGTCCTTTGATATACGTCTCGGGGGAGGTGGCTTACCAGTTTGAAGCTTGGGGCCTTATTATTGGCTTCAGAAAATGCAGTGGATGGTGTTGCTGGTTTTGTTGAAGGTCTGTTGCAGGTCGCTTGCCCTTGTTCTTGGATGAAGACATGATGACCTGTTACAGTACAAATAACAGACCTGAGAGTCGTAATCTAtagtgtaaatcatgttgcttgtatgcgaagtttgtattcgtaggttttgatgaatgacaaaccaacaaacgacatgaaaagacaaaccaacaaacaacttgaatgaacaagcatgaagagttgaaagcaaacacaacaacaacaagaaactcaagtccacaacatttgaagacaagtatagagtcttaggacttaggtaacttcttgttaagaaccaattgctaaatctctcaacacacactcacaaaatgttttgatgcacatcttgcaattcgatgctagccaaaaggtttaaaaacttgttttcaaaggtacaaaagcataggaattgactccaacaagtttgagatcaatcctaagcattttgaagtgattttaagccattctttaaggtttgcatcgatgcacactcatcttgcatcgatgcaaagcatgcaacgacttgttgcatcgatgcaaagatgtttgcatcgatgcaacctagctgaaaattcaaatttcagcatcaaagacacatttgcatcgatgcaaagtgttatgcatcgatgcaaataattcaaaaacataaaaaacggctagttttgacataaatgctccatcccattaattccccaacatttctaaggtttggggaatctataaatggatggattgaagccttatttcataagTTTTGATTCTtggaaactatcttgttcatattctttcattctacacactTTTAAAGTGATATAACACACAAATTTGAGAGAgaaatatcaattggttcaatagtgctaaacttgtaatcacacactcttctagagagcactcatttcatctcaacaattctttgagaattgttttcttgtacaccttgtaaattggagtgtgatctccaaggttgagtcaagagttataaacactatagtcggtgaggatacctaagaggtatactaagtactcaaggcaaatcttagagaaggtatctctaagtggagtgggttagtatacgagtggtgatcatataccgtgaggtgttagaaactaaggactcggattgtaaaaggttttgcgcgagcaccttgaagcttggcaatagtggaacttctcaattgcgattgagaaagaaagtggacgtaggacaaggattgtgccgaaccactctaaatagtgTTTgcttctctccaaactcatctcttcaatattattgtcttttactattgagcaaataaattgtgatcgagaagtagcttcgtaagtact contains:
- the LOC112696630 gene encoding uncharacterized protein — encoded protein: MGLRKPGALQLGVLHNYNLGVNPNISVSHSLPFSSECQPQSNALFDRDDPQDQSKLQKIEKFHSFLEKGSTITAKRFLKSLVLSKTPFSSPSELHTFVSKPLFSNTLLWTCSIPKLVDQATELYYSMRKDGYAPSIRCVNRLLHALLVSKQFEEALSLFSDFAGSGMGPSAESYKNAVYAAAMLKDLRKCFELMASMEKQGVTPSVFVYNLIIGMLCKVRKVWDARKVFDEMGERNLVPNTVTYNTLIDGYCKVGQLEEAFSLRERMKTQNADPSLLTYNALLSGLCGSGRLEDARKVLLEMEAAGFLPDEFLRVVFDDDDDGSWGEKVFGKAELERVDEHTCCILLNGLCRVGRVEKAKEILAKLVDNGVTPSKISYNILVNAYCQEGDIMKAILTAEQMEYRGVKPSAVTFNTLINKLCETKDLDQAEIWVKKMVDKGVSPTVETYNSLINGYGQMQHFVRCFEILEEMEKNGIKPNVISYGSLINCLCKDRKILDAEILLADMAGRGVSPNAEIYNMLIEASCSLSKFKDAYRFFQEMLRIGIDPTLVTYNTLINGLGRNGRVSEADDLFLKMTSKGHIPDVITYNSIISGYAKSGNTQRCIELYEKMKRLGLKPTVGTFHPLINACRMESVATAEKMFQEMLQMGLLPDRVIYNEMMYSYAEDGNVLKAMSLHQEMVNRGVNCDKETYNCLILACLRYQRISDVKHLVDDMKAKGLVPKIDTYNILVKGHCDLKDFSGAYFWYREMFDRGFILNARICYQLIAGLREEGMLCEAQILSSELSCRELNH
- the LOC112805573 gene encoding B3 domain-containing protein REM5-like, with product MSSSKNKGKRPATDLQQNQQHHPLHFLKPIIRPQASNWPSQSVPTNSRAGPPYITLVVPDGRCISHRCFWKQQQNGSIALTHGWPEFYRMYQINLDSILLFKHKGNSEFQVRIFDFSGHENTYSPRPSKEPPYEAKGAYRRARCINNPSSHKTKEIAQTHKTKWPFFVMDLTDRVLHSHLLPNVPHLSHFTGQRHTLFLSHGHIEVEATYTRFSGRRDSCFGIIFGGWAEFASLCKFEPGGVGIFEVISTELVTILQVRWSNNAAGS